The segment CTATAACTTTACTGTGTTCGTACATCCTCAATTCACTCCAACAGTAAATTCCTCATATATGAGGATACACATTTTGGAGAAGCTGCAAGATTGATTTCAGACACCAAGACCCCCAGCTGCACTGGTCACAAAtatactgaaaacaacagaactgaTAATATATGTTTCCACAGATACAAAGACATAAAATAGCAGTCAGCACAAATTAATGATACACTGGGATAatgtataaaaaaaacaaacaaacaaaaaaaaagaaccttttGGTTATCACCTACCACCAAAAATTTCTCAGCTAGAAAAGCTTGTTATCAGCTGGAAAAGGggtttctcctttatttttcaatgtattAGGTTTCAAAAATGCTCTTGGAGGATGCCACTGACAAGTGCTGAAGCAGGAAGGGCTAACAGCTCTGTCATTTTTGCCTAATCAAACCCCAACAGGCTGCAGAGATAACAAGTGGATTAAGTATGCAGAGTAGATGTAAATTACAGCATCTGACAAACATTCTCAGCAGTGTGGTAACAAGCACCACAAAATAACTCTCAAAGCGTGCACCAACCTTcaatttcctcttcctcctcttcatcctcctcgTCACTGGATTCGCTGACCTGAACAGTAATGGCAGTGCTAGTAACAGTGGTCCATTCAAAATACACCCCAAATCCAATGTCATAATCGTCTGTAGCAAACTCCCAGCAAACACGTTTCCCATCAGGATGGGTTGGCACACGGACTGTCACCACCTCGCCTCGTTTCACCACCATCCTAGcactcttctcctttcccatcTTGGCTTTGAATTCCTTCATCTTCCCTGTTGTCCATGTAGTAGGTGGAGCCAGAGGGGGAGGCTGAGCTggaacaaggggaaaaagatCATCAGCTCATCTTACGACTGGCCAAACCACCATAAATAGCTGCACTGTTTTCAGATAAGGCTCTTGTATTCTGGAGTCAGATATGAAGTTTTCTACCAACACCAGCAAGGAACCCACACGTCCAGCAGGAACCAGCAGTGCCTCTAAGACATACTCTACTGTTCTCTGGCCAAGGCAGACACTGGCACTTAAAAAAAGTGGCCACAGAGTAATTAACAAATTGGGTCCTTTCAGGCCTCACCTTTTCTCTGCTCCCCAAGGAGGTCTGCAGTTTCCAGCTCAGCTGAAAGAATATCCACAGCACCAGTGTGATCTGACTGAATCATGACTATATCCCCTGCTCCTTGATGTATGTGGTACTTGGTCATCTGAGCAAGAGCTTCCTGCACAAAACACATATACCCAGTCAGAAAGACCATAATGGTAAGAAAGTCCTCAGATGGATTTACAACTCTGTAGTAACTTACACTGAAATCAAGTCAGATCCTGCAGTAGCTTCTGTTagaactagaaaaaaatatcttgatCTAAGGCTCTTCACTACATTACTTTCCCCACAGCAGACACTCTGTTGTGTGGGGACACTGCAGTCACACGCTGCATCCATGTCACAAACCACACATCCCTTGACTCCCCAAGAGTCTCTGGGCAGGCACGTTTGCATCTTACTGAGATTTAATTGTCATCTTTCAGCAAAGCAATAGCCTCGCAGACACAGCTGACTGCTCCCAGAAAGTACTCCCAAAGCGCTGCTTCTCTAGGGACAGCCTTTCAGCTCTGACTGCAtcaacactgcagcacaatCACACTGACATCAACTGCATCCTGAGCAAAGGTCCATCCGGTTTATTGTGGCCAGCTCTCTTTCCAtttatgaaaatacaaagctCCTTAGGCTGTGTGACACCTGCGCAagttttttctgctgtatttgtaATACAAGCAAATGGGCTGCTCAACAAAAGATGGCAGATTGCCTTCCACTGCCTATTCCATAAACACGCACTAAGTGAACCCCCAGAAGAATCAAACAAGAGGCAGAAGGTGAAAATAAACCCTGAAACTTTGGCAAGCCAGAAACCACAAGGAAGTAAGGACTAGCAGAGTACACAAGAGAGATTTTGCAAAGCAAGTCAGTAACTTTTATCATAAGTGAATCAACATTATTACTTTCACCTTAACACAACCCTTAAAGCCTGTCCCACAGCCCTTAAGCACAGCAGTAGggcagaagaaatgctgctttaccTCCCTCCTTAGATGTCAGAAATAACCACCTACCTCTTTGGTGGATTGGATTTGGTCAGGCAGCTTCTCTTCTGCATCAGCAACTTTCTGGTCCTCCACAGTGCAACAGTCTTCCGTTGAATCCTCTGCTACATCTGCACTCAAAGGTGACCCTATCTGCAACCtctcagaggaagaaagcacCACAATTCAGCACTTACACTCAGGTcacaagcagcagagctcagctgtgagAAGGATCACCCCAAGGCAGCCAGAATTCAGGACAGAGGCATTGAGCATCCTGCAGTTAGTTCCCAACACCTGTGCAGAGCCCTTTGCACCCCCAGTTCTGCCCTTGTCTTCCATACCAGATAGAGGGAGCAACTTCAGAGAGATATTCCATATTTAATGTCCTTTAGACAGTAACTAATTCACTGCACGCACTCAGTGTGGTGTTTGCAAGCATAGAAATCAGCAGCAATTTTCTGCTCAAGAAAGGATGCCTCCTGTTTTGCTAGCTACTGCATGGCATCAGGGGCCAACCAGAGCAGTGAAAGGATTCAGAACAGTTTTCAGATCCAGCCTGGAAATGTCCTACCACAACCTTCCCCATCAGCAATCCCAAGCAATACAGAGAACACACAGATCCCTCTGCCGTATTCAGGCATGCTGCACTGACAAGAACTACATAATGGCACAACAGCAACAGTAAAGAAGCCCAAGATCTGCACTGTGATGAGCGGGACATACACAAATTCATCAGGTAACACCCATGAGTACCCAGCTTTGGCCATTCTGCTCACAGCCCGTGTTGCTCATTCCTTGAATAAAACTGGGTGGCATAATAAAGAGTGATATAAGAAAACACCTGGGCTCGAGAAGGCGGATGTCAGGGTGATCTGCATCAAACTAAGATGACATCAAACAGCCGTTTTAACAGCATAAGGAATATGTTTGCTCAGCCTCCACACAGTGCAAGTGCCTCAGTACTGCAATACCCTGAACACGTCCTGAAAGCTCAGTAGTTCTTACTGGTTATGGACTACAAAACCTTCTGGGGTTGACTCCAACCTGATCGATTCCAGGTGAGCCGTGAGCCACACTTTGTTATCTAATAGGCTTTAAAACGTAGGTCCGCAGGGACAGTTCCTCGTACACCGACCCCACGGCACACAGCTCGGTGTGCAGCCCGTTCTTCCCAGCGGCACTGAGCCCGGCAGAGCCCGGGCAGAGCCCGGCAGAGCCCGGCAGAGCCCGACAGAGCCCGACAGAGCCCgacagagcccagcagagcccagcagagcccagcagagcccagcaggcCGCGCGGTGCCGAGCACAGGAACGCGTTCCTACCCGCTCTGCGAGGCGCTGCTCCCCGAGCCATCACCCCGCTGCTCCGCAGGCTCCGTCCGCTGGGCTGCGGCTTCGTTTCCTAACGACAAACAGAAGGAGGATGCCATCAACTCACTTTCCGTCCTTgagaacacacagcacagcaagacCCCCGCGTTCCCCGTCTGCCGCCCGCACCGCGGAGCCCACACAGCAGCCCACGCCGCGtccccggccccgcagcccggcccgtACCCGAGGGCAGCTCGGTGCCGCTGCAGCCGTCCGGCGCTCCGGCGGCCGGGGGCTCGAACCGGGAGCCGACGGCGGCGGCCAGCACGTCCGACATGGCACGGCCGGCGGGCGGTGAGCCCGGGGCGACAGCCGGCCAAGGCGGAAACAGCCGACAGGAGCCGAAGCGCTGCGCCCGACGGCGGCGGAAACAGCCGAGCGGGGAGGGAGGCGGAAAGAGCCGAGCGGGGCGTGCGGGAagggggcggtgcggggcgctGAGCGGTTTGTGTGTCCCCCCACAACGGAGCCAATCGAGATCGGGTTCCGCCGAGCCGCCCGAGAGTCGCCAGCGGGGAcggggggagatggggggtgatgggggaaGGGAAAGCGGGGTGAGCTGCAGGAAGTGGCGGTTACCGGAGCGATGGGGCGCGGAGGGACGCGCGACCGGCGATGGAGCCGAACCCGGGGCAGGGCAGCGTTaacacagtgctgggctggggaaCAGATGAGGTGGCGCAGTGGGTGTCGGGGCTCGGCTTCCCACAGTACCAGGTGTGGGTCAGAGGCCCGGGACACCGCGATggaacaagggggaatggatttaaCCGGAAAGAGGGGAGACTTAGGTTAGATGGTGGGGGATGCTTTACTCAGAGGGGTGAAGGGctgaaggccaggctgcatggggccatcggcagcctgagctggtgggggcagcccagcacaccGCACGGGATGGGGCAGGGTGGGTTTGAGGTCCTCCAGCCCAAGGctttctgtggttttatgaGGCTACAGCGCTGGTGGGGGATGGTCGAGGGCTGCGGATGTCCCATTGCCTTCCCTTGTGTTTCTCTGCCCAGGAGTGCTTCAGAGCCAACGGCATCACCGGCCGCCGCCTCATCCTGGTGAACTGCTCCAACCTGCCGGCCCTGGGCGTCACAGACTTCGGACACATGCAGGTGCACATGtgtgctgtggtgctgtggCTGCCTCGGCTGGTCAgagcccagctccagctccagcccctcctGCCCACCACGGTGCAGGGCTGTCACCCATTTGCACGGGCAGATTTTGTGTGAGCAGTGAGCCTGAAAGCAGACAACCAGTTTTACTCAACCCAATGATTGTGTTGTTCAAGTCTTCAGGTGTAACTGTATCTAACTGGGGACTGCAAGCTGCCTTTCCAGGGCAACACTGGTGCATCAGAACTGCTGTACCTTTCTTTTAGCCTGTGTCGCTCCTCTGACCCCAGAAAATTGCTTAGCAAGATGCAAATGTCTTTCATAGGCAATCCCTCGGAATTTCCTTTCAGTAATTTTCCACTTAACCATCTCTTTGATTTAATTTGTAGAACATCTGCAAATCTGGGCAGCTTTAACCTGCAACAGTCAAACCACAGTTCTCAAGCAGCAGAAGGGCAACTCGTTATTACTTCCTTGTTTTATACTCTGCTGAACACAAATGTCTCTGCTTCTTCCCCATTTTATAAACATGTAATTTGCTGGTAATTTTCCTCTCAAGACcttgtttctttaaaaccacCAACAGATAAGCTAAGGTTAAGGCTGCGCCTTGGCCTTCCAAAGATTCCTGAATGTACAGAGATGCAGCATTTCGTACTTGCAATATATGTAGGtaatttttgtattgttttaaatacatttagtTTTCACTAGGATCACAATGGAATAGAGTTTATTGATCTTCCATTTACccctcattttatttctttatcccTTGTGTAGGGATGGCAATAGGAAACACAAGAAACCTCACCCAAATGACTTGTTGCACAAGTATTTTAGGTCAGTATTTGAAACACACTCAGGTTTACTCTTCATTAAATCACACTTCTTTTCTATGGTATGCTGTAGTTGTATTGAAACCAGCAGCTGTACAGTGGTGTGAGATACCAGAGACACTGGCTGTGAATTTTGGGTTAACATCAAAATAGTAAAGGACCCAACAGCATGTACCCTGTGTAACAGTAATCATAGCTAGAGAAGCATGAGCTTAGATGTGTTTGAACAGTTCCAAGAGATATTTCAGTCAGAAATGGATCTGCTGTCTGAATCACGGTCATTAACTATTGACTGTGATTTCAGTTCTCCTAATCACATGCTTCCCCTTAAATGCATCCTCCCCTTTGACAGTCAAATCCAGTCTCTTGCAAAGTCAAACTTCTGTATCTTGAATCCAAACAAAAGATAATACAGACTTTTGCcattgaaaaacattatttatgtACCAAAAAGAGCCTTTAAATAACACGTAGGAGGAAACGTAGATAAAACTGCTTTCCACTGATGTCAGTTATTTGTATAAAGAACCACATCAGAGATGCAGCCAATGCTGAAAGAACAGGAGGAGGTCTAATTTGGGATCAAAAGGTATTAGGTTTTTGCACAACCCTCAGTTCAAAGCAGGTACATGTATACCTGGTGATCAGGAGCTTCTGAGCCTACAAAGCATAGACATGCAGAGACCTGGCATGAGAAACCAGAGGACAGCAGAGCTCAAACTGGAACAACAGTATGATTGTCAGTGTCCCTGTGAGGTCCTTATAGCAgtgtgaaaggagaaaacaacaactcAAAATCTGGTAGTGGATCTAAGACAAACCTAGGAATAAAACTGAGGTTTTGCTTTAGTTGCAGACTGACTTGGCTTTAGTTACTGGcctgttttttctctctagtTTCAGTATGTGTCTGAGAAATTGAGACAGACCACACAAGTAATCCTTGGAGAGAAGTTTAACAGAAAGTTGAACTGATAAAACACATCCAAAATACTTGCAGCTCTTTCCTAGGAGAGCAAAGCTCTTTGGGGAATAAGGACAAGACTGTTTTGGATCACAGATGGGAAAAGGCATCTAGTTTTAAAGGAAGGTGATACCtagttgcatttattttcaggatTTAGATGGGATAATTTGCCCAGTTGTAATACTGCTAGAATTGATTCATTGATCCCTTTCATCATCAGAGTTAGCTGACTTAAAtttcatttccctctttctACTCCATAATGGAAACTGAGGGATTTGAGGCTGCACTTACTGAGCCAAGCCAATTGTTTCACATTTGATTTACAGTTGCTTTCCCCAGAGGACACAAGGTAGAAGTTCAAGTAACCAGAGAGAGAGCAAATCTTTGTGCTCCAGTGAATAGCATACGAACACTGCTTTTTTATTCTGGAGTACCAAAAAGCAATTTCACCTCTAAGCTTCCCTCTGGCCGAGCAGTCTTAACTGCTTGTTTGAAATGGAATATGGCACCAAAAAATATTGGTTAGTACCATGAGTAATAGTGTTGATTGCAGAGGTGAAGGCATCACACTGCCCTGCTGGCTTTGTTCATACAGAAACCTTTCAAGAGTATGTCTAGGGCAAGAGGAGACAGCCTCTGCAGTTACCAAAGGTGACAAGTACTTTGTATGATTTTTAATCCCCAGCTCCTCATTGGGATATAGGGATTTTGTATGGTAGTTGTTTAACAGCTAAGAAAAACTAAGCTACGGGCTagagaaaacaactgcaaaacctgctttttctcttgtagaaactgaaggagaaacTAACCAGGCCAGGATAATGTTAGCTGACTTACTTCAGCAAGCTTACAAATTAGTCCATGTAATGTTTTCCAAAGCTTGTAAGTGAGTGAGGA is part of the Coturnix japonica isolate 7356 chromosome 5, Coturnix japonica 2.1, whole genome shotgun sequence genome and harbors:
- the TMED8 gene encoding protein TMED8, whose translation is MSDVLAAAVGSRFEPPAAGAPDGCSGTELPSGNEAAAQRTEPAEQRGDGSGSSASQSGLQIGSPLSADVAEDSTEDCCTVEDQKVADAEEKLPDQIQSTKEEALAQMTKYHIHQGAGDIVMIQSDHTGAVDILSAELETADLLGEQRKAQPPPLAPPTTWTTGKMKEFKAKMGKEKSARMVVKRGEVVTVRVPTHPDGKRVCWEFATDDYDIGFGVYFEWTTVTSTAITVQVSESSDEEDEEEEEEIEGLAPVGDVERGAKSYLRNRYGEIMPVYRRDSHREVQAGSHDYPGEGIYLLKFDNSYSLLRNKTLFFHVFYTS